CAAGTTGCGGGCCACGCGCGGCGCGGGCTTTGATCTGGCCCAGCCCAGCCAGGACCGCATCTCCGCCGTGCAGGAGGAATTCCAGATCTACCAGCCCATGGACTACTCCAAGATTGAGGCGGCCCTGTTCATCCCGTCGCTTCTCGACGCGGTCAAGAAAAACACCCTGGTGGGCGGCAAGTCCCACGCCGTGCCTTTCTGCTGGGGCACCTCGGGCCTGGTGGTGAACACGGAAAAGGCCCCGGACGCCAAAAGCTGGAAGGCGCTCATCGACCCGGCCTACAAGGGCCGCATCAGCTACCGCTTAAAGCGTGTGGCGCTCATCGGCCTGGGCTTCGCCCTGGGCTACAAGCCCTTTGACCTCTACGGCGATCCCAAGGCCTACAAGGACATGTTGGACAAGGTGGCCGAGGCCATGATCGCGGGCAAGCCCCTGGTCCAGAACTACTGGTCCAACGGCGACGCCCTGCTCGAATCCGTGCGTTCGGGCGAGGTGACCGTGGCCGAGGCCTGGGACAACGGCGCCTGGAAGCTGCATGCCGAGAATCCCAAGATCGATTTCGTGGCCCCGGTCGAAGGCTGCCTGGGTTGGATCGACACCTTCGCCATCCCGGCCAAGGCCGAGAACGTGGACGCCGCCTACAAGTGGATCAACTTCATGCTCAAGCCTGAAAACGCGGCCCTCTTCACCAACCAGGAAAAGACCCCCACGGCCTCCAAGGGTGCTGGGCAGTTCGTGGACAAGACCGTGCAGGCCGACTTCGACCGTTCCTTCTCCACGGCGACCATCGACAACATCAAGTGGTATCCGCCGGTTCCGGCTGCGCTGGAGGAGATGGAAGGCAAGATCCTGGACAAGATCAAGGCCG
Above is a genomic segment from Desulfolutivibrio sulfodismutans DSM 3696 containing:
- a CDS encoding extracellular solute-binding protein, with translation MKRIVAFVAICLFALVGTAQAAGTFKLLTWKGYAPKELVDKFEKETGIKVEVTYSNNEEMVAKLRATRGAGFDLAQPSQDRISAVQEEFQIYQPMDYSKIEAALFIPSLLDAVKKNTLVGGKSHAVPFCWGTSGLVVNTEKAPDAKSWKALIDPAYKGRISYRLKRVALIGLGFALGYKPFDLYGDPKAYKDMLDKVAEAMIAGKPLVQNYWSNGDALLESVRSGEVTVAEAWDNGAWKLHAENPKIDFVAPVEGCLGWIDTFAIPAKAENVDAAYKWINFMLKPENAALFTNQEKTPTASKGAGQFVDKTVQADFDRSFSTATIDNIKWYPPVPAALEEMEGKILDKIKAAN